A stretch of the Perca flavescens isolate YP-PL-M2 chromosome 3, PFLA_1.0, whole genome shotgun sequence genome encodes the following:
- the taf15 gene encoding TATA-binding protein-associated factor 2N isoform X1, which yields MATDSGYGGSQSYGSYGGQQSGQGYGQGNGSGGGSYGGQNYSGYGQQAVATQDGYGQAPQQSFDNYGQEPSGYGDKLSSTSSSYGHQGSYGSQGQGGDSYGQQSSFGGQGGGGSGGSYGRWSEGEGGVQGGRFGRDQGDRNEGGGGYRGRGRGGYDRGGFDRSGGYDRSGGYDRGGRGGPPGMGGGDRGGYKNYGGSRDFDSRDEPAGEQDNSDNNTIFVQGLGEDATVQEVGDFFKQIGIIKLNKKTGLPMINIYSDKATGQPKGECTVSFDDPPSAKAAIDWFDGKEFNGRPIKVSFATRRAEFTQRGGAAGGGGRGGRGGFRGRGAGGGGGGGPSFDIKGGDWPCPNSSCGNMNFARRQECNKCGAPKPGDGGGFGDRGGRGGYGGDRGGGFRGRGGFRGGDRGGDRGGYGGGFGGGYKMGARGDRRDDRRDRPY from the exons ATGGCCACTG ATTCGGGCTACGGTGGCTCACAAAG CTATGGGTCATATGGTGGACAGCAGAGTGGACAG GGTTATGGACAAGGGAATGGCAGTGGTGGAGGCTCTTATGGGGGACAGAATTACAGTGGCTATGGACAGCAAGCCGTGGCGACACAAG ACGGTTATGGCCAGGCTCCGCAACAGAGCTTTGATAATTATGGACAGGAGCCATCTGG GTATGGCGATAAGTTGTCGTCAACATCGTCCTCTTACGGCCATCAAGGTTCCTATGGTAGCCAGGGTCAAGGAGGAGACAGCTATGGACAGCAAAGCTCCTTTGGTGGGCAAGGAGGTGGTGGCAGCGGAGGCAGCTATGGAAGATGGAGTGAAG GTGAAGGAGGTGTTCAGGGTGGGAGGTTTGGACGTGACCAAGGAGACCGTAACGAAGGAGGAGGGGGCTACAGAGGCCGAGGCCGTGGCGGCTATGACCGTGGTGGTTTTGACCGCAGTGGTGGCTATGACCGCAGTGGTGGATATGACCGTGGCGGAAGAGGTGGACCTCCTGGTATGGG AGGTGGTGACCGTGGTGGCTACAAAAATTACGGTG GCTCACGAGACTTCGACTCTAGGGATGAACCAG CTGGTGAGCAGGACAACTCTGACAACAACACCATTTTTGTCCAGGGACTGGGAGAAGATGCCACAGTTCAGGAAGTCGGTGACTTCTTTAAGCAAATTGGTATCATCAAG TTGAACAAAAAGACTGGCCTGCCAATGATCAACATCTACTCTGACAAGGCCACTGGTCAGCCAAAGGGAGAATGCACAGTGTCATTTGATGACCCGCCCTCTGCCAAAGCTGCTATTGACTGGTTTGATG GCAAGGAGTTCAATGGCAGACCCATCAAAGTATCATTTGCTACCCGCAGAGCTGAGTTCACACagagaggaggagcagcaggaggtgGTGGGCGAGGGGGACGAGGAG GTTTCAGAGGTCGTGGtgctggtggaggaggaggaggaggacccaGCTTTGACATTAAGGGAGGAGACTGGCCCTGTCCCAACAG CTCTTGTGGCAACATGAATTTTGCACGGCGGCAAGAGTGTAACAAGTGTGGCGCTCCTAAaccaggagatggaggaggatttggag ATCGTGGAGGCAGAGGTGGTTATGGCGGAGACAGAGGTGGTGGCTTTAGAGGTCGTGGAGGTTTCCGTGGGGGAGACCGCGGGGGAGACCGCGGAGGCTACGGCGGAGGATTTGGAGGTGGCTACAAAATGGGAGCAAG AGGTGATCGTAGAGACGACAGAAGAGACCGGCCATACTAA
- the taf15 gene encoding TATA-binding protein-associated factor 2N isoform X2 — MGHMVDSRVDRVMDKGMAVVEALMGDRITVAMDSKPWRHKTVMARLRNRALIIMDRSHLGMAISCRQHRPLTAIKVPMVARVKEETAMDSKAPLVGKEVVAAEAAMEDGVKVKEVFRVGGLDVTKETVTKEEGATEAEAVAAMTVVVLTAVVAMTAVVDMTVAEEVDLLVWGSRDFDSRDEPAGEQDNSDNNTIFVQGLGEDATVQEVGDFFKQIGIIKLNKKTGLPMINIYSDKATGQPKGECTVSFDDPPSAKAAIDWFDGKEFNGRPIKVSFATRRAEFTQRGGAAGGGGRGGRGGFRGRGAGGGGGGGPSFDIKGGDWPCPNSSCGNMNFARRQECNKCGAPKPGDGGGFGDRGGRGGYGGDRGGGFRGRGGFRGGDRGGDRGGYGGGFGGGYKMGARGDRRDDRRDRPY; from the exons ATGGGTCATATGGTGGACAGCAGAGTGGACAG GGTTATGGACAAGGGAATGGCAGTGGTGGAGGCTCTTATGGGGGACAGAATTACAGTGGCTATGGACAGCAAGCCGTGGCGACACAAG ACGGTTATGGCCAGGCTCCGCAACAGAGCTTTGATAATTATGGACAGGAGCCATCTGG GTATGGCGATAAGTTGTCGTCAACATCGTCCTCTTACGGCCATCAAGGTTCCTATGGTAGCCAGGGTCAAGGAGGAGACAGCTATGGACAGCAAAGCTCCTTTGGTGGGCAAGGAGGTGGTGGCAGCGGAGGCAGCTATGGAAGATGGAGTGAAG GTGAAGGAGGTGTTCAGGGTGGGAGGTTTGGACGTGACCAAGGAGACCGTAACGAAGGAGGAGGGGGCTACAGAGGCCGAGGCCGTGGCGGCTATGACCGTGGTGGTTTTGACCGCAGTGGTGGCTATGACCGCAGTGGTGGATATGACCGTGGCGGAAGAGGTGGACCTCCTGGTATGGG GCTCACGAGACTTCGACTCTAGGGATGAACCAG CTGGTGAGCAGGACAACTCTGACAACAACACCATTTTTGTCCAGGGACTGGGAGAAGATGCCACAGTTCAGGAAGTCGGTGACTTCTTTAAGCAAATTGGTATCATCAAG TTGAACAAAAAGACTGGCCTGCCAATGATCAACATCTACTCTGACAAGGCCACTGGTCAGCCAAAGGGAGAATGCACAGTGTCATTTGATGACCCGCCCTCTGCCAAAGCTGCTATTGACTGGTTTGATG GCAAGGAGTTCAATGGCAGACCCATCAAAGTATCATTTGCTACCCGCAGAGCTGAGTTCACACagagaggaggagcagcaggaggtgGTGGGCGAGGGGGACGAGGAG GTTTCAGAGGTCGTGGtgctggtggaggaggaggaggaggacccaGCTTTGACATTAAGGGAGGAGACTGGCCCTGTCCCAACAG CTCTTGTGGCAACATGAATTTTGCACGGCGGCAAGAGTGTAACAAGTGTGGCGCTCCTAAaccaggagatggaggaggatttggag ATCGTGGAGGCAGAGGTGGTTATGGCGGAGACAGAGGTGGTGGCTTTAGAGGTCGTGGAGGTTTCCGTGGGGGAGACCGCGGGGGAGACCGCGGAGGCTACGGCGGAGGATTTGGAGGTGGCTACAAAATGGGAGCAAG AGGTGATCGTAGAGACGACAGAAGAGACCGGCCATACTAA
- the porb gene encoding P450 (cytochrome) oxidoreductase b isoform X2: MGCVFSLPEDRRDAAERAPTTRETSFIEKMKKTGKNIIVFYGSQTGTGEEFSNRLSKDAQRYGMKGMAADPEEYEMGELARLSEIKNSLAIFCMATYGEGDPTDNAQDFYDWLQENDDEDLSGLNYTVFALGNKTYEHYNAMGKYVDKRLKELGAKRIFDLGLGDDDGNLEEDFVSWREQFWPAVCEHFGVEALGDDSSIRQYELKEHTDLNMNKVYTGEIGRLKSFEVQKPPFDSKNPFLAPVAVNRRLNKGGNRHLMHLELDITGSKIRYESGDHVAVFPTNDSALVNKLGQILGVDLDVVISLNNLDEESNKKHPFPCPTTYRTALTHYLDITHPPRTNVLYELAQYASDPKDQENMRKMASSSPEGKALYQSWVLGASRNILAILEDMPSLKPPVDHLCELLPRLQARYYSIASSSKVHPNSIHICAVVVEYETVTGRINKGVATNWLKNKLVTDNGHKSTVPMYIRKSQFRLPFKTTNPVIMIGPGTGIAPFMGFIQERGWLKQQGKEVGETVMFFGCRHKNEDYIYQEELEEAEKNGVLTQLNVAFSRDQEQKVYVQHLLKKNKEHIWKLIHSDNAHIYVCGDAKNMAKDVQTALHEIGEELGGMTRTQATDYIKKLMTKGRYSQDVWS, encoded by the exons AGCACCCACCACAAGAGAGACCAGTTTCATcgagaaaatgaagaaaaca GGCAAGAACATCATTGTGTTCTACGGCTCCCAGACGGGCACAGGAGAGGAATTTTCTAACAGACTGTCCAAAGACGCTCAGCGCTACGGCATGAAAGGAATGGCTGCCGATCCAGAGGAGTATGAAATG GGGGAGCTAGCCCGTCTGTCTGAGATTAAAAACTCCCTCGCCATATTTTGCATGGCCACCTATGGTGAAGGCGACCCAACAGACAATGCCCAGGACTTCTATGACTGGCTGCAGGAAAATGATGATGAAGACCTCTCTGGACTAAACTACACT gtATTTGCTTTGGGAAACAAGACATATGAACACTACAATGCAATGGGAAAATACGTTGACAAAAGGCTGAAAGAACTTGGGGCCAAGCGCATCTTTGACCTTGGTTTAGGAGATGACGATGGCAA TCTGGAAGAGGACTTTGTTTCATGGAGAGAGCAGTTCTGGCCGGCAGTCTGTGAGCACTTTGGAGTTGAAGCCTTAGGAGATGACTCAAG TATACGTCAGTACGAGCTAAAGGAGCACACCGACctcaacatgaacaaagtgtaCACAGGAGAGATTGGCCGCCTGAAGAGTTTTGAGGTCCAAAAGCC GCCCTTTGATTCGAAAAACCCTTTCCTGGCCCCAGTCGCGGTCAACCGCAGACTCAACAAAGGCGGTAATAGACATCTTATGCACCTGGAACTAGACATAACAGGCTCCAAGATCAG ATATGAGTCAGGAGACCACGTTGCTGTTTTCCCCACAAATGACTCTGCATTAGTGAACAAGCTGGGACAAATCCTTGGAGTGGACCTTGATGTGGTTATCTCTCTCAACAACCTTGATG AGGAGTCCAACAAGAAGCACCCATTCCCCTGCCCCACCACCTACCGCACGGCCCTCACTCACTACCTGGACATCACACACCCTCCTCGCACCAATGTCCTCTATGAGCTGGCACAGTACGCCTCTGACCCCAAAGACCAGGAGAACATGCGCAAGATGGCCTCTTCCTCACCTGAGGGCAAG GCACTCTACCAGAGTTGGGTGTTAGGTGCCAGTAGAAACATCCTCGCTATCCTGGAAGATATGCCTTCTTTGAAGCCTCCCGTTGACCACCTGTGTGAGCTGCTGCCCCGTCTCCAGGCTCGCTATTATTCCATCGCTTCCTCCTCAAAG GTTCACCCCAACAGCATCCACATCTGTGCCGTAGTGGTGGAGTACGAGACTGTGACAGGCCGCATCAACAAGGGAGTTGCGACCAACTGGCTGAAGAACAAACTGGTCACCGACAACGGCCACAAGTCCACCGTACCCATGTACATCCGCAAGTCTCAGTTCCGCCTGCCCTTCAAAACCACCAACCCAGTGATCATGATCGGCCCTGGGACAGGAATCGCTCCCTTTATGGGTTTCATCCAAGAGAGGGGCTGGCTGAAACAACAAG GAAAGGAGGTTGGGGAGACAGTGATGTTTTTCGGCTGCAGACATAAGAACGAGGATTATATCTACCAGGAGGAGCTGGAAGAAGCAGAGAAGAATGGAGTTCTAACACAGCTTAATGTTGCCTTCTCCAGAGACCAGGAGCAAAAG gtGTACGTGCAGCATCTCCTGAAGAAAAATAAGGAGCACATCTGGAAGCTGATTCACTCAGACAACGCTCATATCTACGTCTGCGG GGATGCAAAGAACATGGCAAAGGATGTGCAGACAGCCCTCCATGAGATAGGAGAAGAACTGGGAGGCATGACACGCACACAGGCCACCGATTACATCAAGAAACTGATGACCAAGGGACGCTACTCGCAAGATGTCTGGAGTTAA
- the porb gene encoding P450 (cytochrome) oxidoreductase b isoform X1: protein MTDMDAETSTHTKPAVDEEEPLFSNLDLFLFSLIVGLVIYWFMSRKKPEQIPEFKKLDTPAPTTRETSFIEKMKKTGKNIIVFYGSQTGTGEEFSNRLSKDAQRYGMKGMAADPEEYEMGELARLSEIKNSLAIFCMATYGEGDPTDNAQDFYDWLQENDDEDLSGLNYTVFALGNKTYEHYNAMGKYVDKRLKELGAKRIFDLGLGDDDGNLEEDFVSWREQFWPAVCEHFGVEALGDDSSIRQYELKEHTDLNMNKVYTGEIGRLKSFEVQKPPFDSKNPFLAPVAVNRRLNKGGNRHLMHLELDITGSKIRYESGDHVAVFPTNDSALVNKLGQILGVDLDVVISLNNLDEESNKKHPFPCPTTYRTALTHYLDITHPPRTNVLYELAQYASDPKDQENMRKMASSSPEGKALYQSWVLGASRNILAILEDMPSLKPPVDHLCELLPRLQARYYSIASSSKVHPNSIHICAVVVEYETVTGRINKGVATNWLKNKLVTDNGHKSTVPMYIRKSQFRLPFKTTNPVIMIGPGTGIAPFMGFIQERGWLKQQGKEVGETVMFFGCRHKNEDYIYQEELEEAEKNGVLTQLNVAFSRDQEQKVYVQHLLKKNKEHIWKLIHSDNAHIYVCGDAKNMAKDVQTALHEIGEELGGMTRTQATDYIKKLMTKGRYSQDVWS, encoded by the exons AGCACCCACCACAAGAGAGACCAGTTTCATcgagaaaatgaagaaaaca GGCAAGAACATCATTGTGTTCTACGGCTCCCAGACGGGCACAGGAGAGGAATTTTCTAACAGACTGTCCAAAGACGCTCAGCGCTACGGCATGAAAGGAATGGCTGCCGATCCAGAGGAGTATGAAATG GGGGAGCTAGCCCGTCTGTCTGAGATTAAAAACTCCCTCGCCATATTTTGCATGGCCACCTATGGTGAAGGCGACCCAACAGACAATGCCCAGGACTTCTATGACTGGCTGCAGGAAAATGATGATGAAGACCTCTCTGGACTAAACTACACT gtATTTGCTTTGGGAAACAAGACATATGAACACTACAATGCAATGGGAAAATACGTTGACAAAAGGCTGAAAGAACTTGGGGCCAAGCGCATCTTTGACCTTGGTTTAGGAGATGACGATGGCAA TCTGGAAGAGGACTTTGTTTCATGGAGAGAGCAGTTCTGGCCGGCAGTCTGTGAGCACTTTGGAGTTGAAGCCTTAGGAGATGACTCAAG TATACGTCAGTACGAGCTAAAGGAGCACACCGACctcaacatgaacaaagtgtaCACAGGAGAGATTGGCCGCCTGAAGAGTTTTGAGGTCCAAAAGCC GCCCTTTGATTCGAAAAACCCTTTCCTGGCCCCAGTCGCGGTCAACCGCAGACTCAACAAAGGCGGTAATAGACATCTTATGCACCTGGAACTAGACATAACAGGCTCCAAGATCAG ATATGAGTCAGGAGACCACGTTGCTGTTTTCCCCACAAATGACTCTGCATTAGTGAACAAGCTGGGACAAATCCTTGGAGTGGACCTTGATGTGGTTATCTCTCTCAACAACCTTGATG AGGAGTCCAACAAGAAGCACCCATTCCCCTGCCCCACCACCTACCGCACGGCCCTCACTCACTACCTGGACATCACACACCCTCCTCGCACCAATGTCCTCTATGAGCTGGCACAGTACGCCTCTGACCCCAAAGACCAGGAGAACATGCGCAAGATGGCCTCTTCCTCACCTGAGGGCAAG GCACTCTACCAGAGTTGGGTGTTAGGTGCCAGTAGAAACATCCTCGCTATCCTGGAAGATATGCCTTCTTTGAAGCCTCCCGTTGACCACCTGTGTGAGCTGCTGCCCCGTCTCCAGGCTCGCTATTATTCCATCGCTTCCTCCTCAAAG GTTCACCCCAACAGCATCCACATCTGTGCCGTAGTGGTGGAGTACGAGACTGTGACAGGCCGCATCAACAAGGGAGTTGCGACCAACTGGCTGAAGAACAAACTGGTCACCGACAACGGCCACAAGTCCACCGTACCCATGTACATCCGCAAGTCTCAGTTCCGCCTGCCCTTCAAAACCACCAACCCAGTGATCATGATCGGCCCTGGGACAGGAATCGCTCCCTTTATGGGTTTCATCCAAGAGAGGGGCTGGCTGAAACAACAAG GAAAGGAGGTTGGGGAGACAGTGATGTTTTTCGGCTGCAGACATAAGAACGAGGATTATATCTACCAGGAGGAGCTGGAAGAAGCAGAGAAGAATGGAGTTCTAACACAGCTTAATGTTGCCTTCTCCAGAGACCAGGAGCAAAAG gtGTACGTGCAGCATCTCCTGAAGAAAAATAAGGAGCACATCTGGAAGCTGATTCACTCAGACAACGCTCATATCTACGTCTGCGG GGATGCAAAGAACATGGCAAAGGATGTGCAGACAGCCCTCCATGAGATAGGAGAAGAACTGGGAGGCATGACACGCACACAGGCCACCGATTACATCAAGAAACTGATGACCAAGGGACGCTACTCGCAAGATGTCTGGAGTTAA